From a single Nicotiana tabacum cultivar K326 chromosome 8, ASM71507v2, whole genome shotgun sequence genomic region:
- the LOC107821123 gene encoding uncharacterized protein LOC107821123 → MDETTSKSEGKESEYEFTEITLRQIELSDVDDFMEWATDEKVSHFCIWDTYTSKDQALDYIKNNAIPHPWLRVICIKNRAIGAISVTPNSGNIDSCRAGLGYVLAYKYWGKGIVTRAVKMVATTIFSEWSNLERIEALVDIDNKGSQRVLEKVGFLREGVLRKFMSIKGKSGDMVIFSLLSTDVVQH, encoded by the coding sequence ATGGATGAAACAACTAGCAAATCAGAAGGAAAAGAAAGCGAATATGAATTCACTGAAATCACTCTCAGGCAAATTGAACTGTCAGATGTGGATGATTTCATGGAGTGGGCAACAGATGAAAAAGTCAGCCATTTTTGCATCTGGGATACTTACACTTCCAAAGACCAAGCTTTGGATTATATCAAGAATAATGCTATTCCCCATCCATGGTTGAGAGTTATCTGCATTAAAAACAGGGCAATTGGGGCAATttctgtgacaccaaattctggtaATATTGATAGTTGTAGAGCTGGACTTGGATATGTCTTGGCTTACAAGTATTGGGGTAAAGGGATTGTCACAAGAGCAGTGAAAATGGTGGCAACTACCATATTTTCAGAGTGGTCAAATCTGGAGAGGATTGAGGCATTGGTGGATATTGACAATAAAGGATCACAAAGAGTGCTAGAAAAAGTTGGGTTCTTGAGAGAAGGTGTTCTAAGAAAGTTCATGAGTATAAAGGGGAAATCAGGAGACATGGTAATATTTAGCTTGCTATCTACAGATGTTGTTCAACACTAG